In Oxobacter pfennigii, the DNA window GCATATATGAGAGAAACGATGTCCCTGTAAGGCAATTAGAAGGCCTTGAAATGAAAAAGGGGTTTTTGTCCGAAGCCTTTGATACCATGGTAAAAATAAATGAAAATGGAGTAAATTTTTACGTTGATATTGAAAATGGACAAAAGACGGGGTATTTTTTGGACCAGAAAGAAAACCGTGCAGCTATTAAGGACATAGTAAAAGGCGCCAAGGTTTTAGACTGCTTTTGCCATACCGGCTCTTTTTCATTGCATGCAGGCTTCTATGGTGCAAAAGAGGTCCTTGGCATTGATATTTCAGAGCATGCCGTTGACTTCGCCAGGAAAAACGCAGAGCTTAACAATCTTTCGGATGTATGCAAATTTGAAGCAGTGAATGCCTTTGACAAGCTAAGAGAACTTCAGGAAAACAACGAGAAATATGATGTTGTCATCCTTGATCCTCCCGCCTTTACAAAAAGCAGGGCTGCTATCGAAGGGGCTTACAGAGGATATAAGGATATAAATTTGCGGGCTATGAAAATCATAAAAAAGGGAGGCTTTTTAGTTACAGCTTCCTGCAGTCAGCATATGACTCCCGATTTATTCCGCCAAGTGATTTTTGATGCGGCGACAGATGCAAGAAAAACTTTAAGGCAGGTAGAATACCGCTCTCAGGCCAAAGACCATCCCATACTGTGGAGCTCGGGGGAAACCCATTATTTAAAGTTTATAGTTCTTCAAATACTATAAATTATTTCCCAGGTAATATTTGTTTAGGGTAAACAGATTGTCCATAAAAATATAAAAGGGTGATTTCACCCTTTTTTGTGTCCCTTTACTCCGTTATATTTTTTCATATTCTTGTTCTTATTTTTCACGGGCTTACTGTTGCTGCCGAAGATAATTTGCATGCTTTGCTTTACCTTTGAAACTGCGTGTTTTAGCATAAGCTTTA includes these proteins:
- a CDS encoding class I SAM-dependent rRNA methyltransferase, yielding MAKVIIDKGRQKRIESGHPWVYANEVNAIEGEYVPGGIVEVVNFKGRFIGKGYINPKSQILVRILTRDKNEEIDEDFFRRRISSAWEYRKKVSDINCCRVVFAEADLLPALIVDKFGDCLVVQTLALGIDLHKDTIIKILNEIIKPKGIYERNDVPVRQLEGLEMKKGFLSEAFDTMVKINENGVNFYVDIENGQKTGYFLDQKENRAAIKDIVKGAKVLDCFCHTGSFSLHAGFYGAKEVLGIDISEHAVDFARKNAELNNLSDVCKFEAVNAFDKLRELQENNEKYDVVILDPPAFTKSRAAIEGAYRGYKDINLRAMKIIKKGGFLVTASCSQHMTPDLFRQVIFDAATDARKTLRQVEYRSQAKDHPILWSSGETHYLKFIVLQIL